One uncultured Gellertiella sp. genomic window carries:
- a CDS encoding GGDEF domain-containing protein, whose protein sequence is MEAANAIKAQIPDIAGQITYAMRTMGVSPIPRNYELFYEAYLGSNPALTRDVAALGKKATQEELDTIGMKYFGHHQSTVVDTAHGKLISELDGLLRLLKQEQTSLESYNRLLGETYNRINSKSATSAELLRNAISLLSEATGATMAKGAKTAESMSLKSQEMEQVRQELDEYKRIANTDSLTRLSNRRAFDDKLATIYDNSMSSAITALVIADIDHFKKVNDTYGHPVGDKILATVATVMRANMRKDVFVARTGGEEFAFIIEGNTMEEVLQICERVRRSLEATPFKNSKTGVNYGPITISIGVCMADAADDPGDLYGKTDIALYCAKNSGRNRTIPFEEGMKKEFQKGWLIYKK, encoded by the coding sequence ATGGAAGCGGCGAATGCCATCAAGGCACAGATTCCCGATATCGCCGGGCAGATCACCTATGCGATGCGCACCATGGGTGTCTCGCCCATTCCCCGGAATTATGAACTGTTCTACGAGGCCTATCTCGGCTCCAACCCGGCGCTGACCCGGGATGTCGCAGCTCTCGGCAAGAAGGCCACGCAGGAAGAGCTCGACACCATCGGAATGAAATATTTCGGCCATCACCAGAGCACGGTGGTGGATACCGCGCATGGCAAGCTGATTTCCGAGCTCGACGGCCTGCTGCGTCTGCTGAAGCAGGAGCAGACCTCGCTTGAAAGCTACAATCGTCTGCTCGGCGAAACCTATAACCGCATCAACAGCAAGAGTGCCACCAGCGCTGAACTGTTGCGCAATGCGATCTCGCTGCTCAGCGAGGCCACCGGTGCCACCATGGCCAAGGGGGCGAAGACGGCGGAAAGCATGTCGCTGAAATCCCAGGAGATGGAGCAGGTTCGCCAGGAACTGGACGAATACAAGCGCATTGCCAATACGGATTCACTGACAAGGCTCTCCAACCGCCGCGCCTTTGATGACAAGCTGGCGACCATCTACGACAATTCGATGAGCTCGGCGATCACGGCCCTTGTCATTGCCGACATCGACCATTTCAAGAAGGTCAACGACACCTACGGCCACCCTGTCGGCGACAAGATCCTGGCGACGGTCGCCACCGTGATGCGCGCCAACATGCGCAAGGATGTGTTTGTCGCGCGCACCGGCGGCGAAGAATTCGCCTTCATCATCGAGGGCAACACGATGGAAGAGGTGCTGCAGATCTGCGAGCGGGTGCGCCGCAGTCTGGAAGCGACGCCCTTCAAGAATTCCAAGACCGGCGTCAACTATGGTCCGATCACCATTTCCATCGGCGTCTGCATGGCCGATGCCGCAGACGATCCCGGTGATCTCTATGGCAAGACGGATATCGCCCTCTATTGCGCCAAGAATTCCGGCCGCAACCGCACCATTCCCTTCGAGGAGGGCATGAAGAAGGAATTCCAGAAGGGCTGGCTGATCTACAAGAAATAG
- the argC gene encoding N-acetyl-gamma-glutamyl-phosphate reductase: MSAKIFIDGEHGTTGLQIRTRMADRRDVTLLSIPEAERRNAAMREDLLNSADIAILCLPDEASVEAVAMLSGNNRVRIIDTSTAHRVHPDWAYGFAEMDRAQAARIRASRHVANPGCYPTGAIALLRPLREAGILPDAYPVSVNAVSGYTGGGKQLIAQMEQPGHPEAIDSPHFLYGLSLRHKHVPEMTLHGRLARAPLFSPSVGKFPQGMIVQVPLFLADLEKGASIESLHAALAAHYAGQSIVSVMPLADSRKLARVDAVELAGHDTMHLFVFGTPGSDHVNLVALLDNLGKGASGAAVQNMDLMLSA; this comes from the coding sequence ATGAGCGCGAAAATCTTCATCGATGGCGAACACGGCACCACGGGCCTGCAGATCCGCACCCGCATGGCTGACCGCCGCGATGTGACGCTGCTGTCGATCCCGGAGGCCGAACGGCGCAATGCGGCGATGCGCGAGGATCTGCTGAACAGCGCCGACATCGCCATTCTCTGCCTTCCCGACGAGGCCTCCGTCGAAGCCGTGGCGATGCTGTCGGGCAACAACCGGGTGCGGATCATCGATACCTCGACCGCCCACCGGGTTCACCCGGACTGGGCCTATGGCTTTGCTGAAATGGACCGGGCGCAGGCCGCCAGAATCCGGGCGAGCCGCCATGTCGCCAATCCCGGCTGCTACCCGACCGGAGCAATTGCACTGCTGCGGCCGCTGCGCGAGGCAGGGATCCTGCCCGATGCCTATCCGGTCAGCGTCAACGCGGTCTCCGGCTACACCGGCGGTGGCAAGCAGCTGATCGCGCAGATGGAACAGCCAGGCCACCCCGAGGCGATCGACAGCCCGCATTTCCTCTATGGCCTCAGCCTCAGGCACAAGCACGTGCCGGAGATGACCCTGCATGGCAGGCTCGCCCGCGCGCCGCTGTTTTCCCCTTCGGTCGGCAAGTTCCCGCAGGGCATGATCGTCCAGGTGCCGCTGTTCCTCGCCGACCTTGAAAAGGGGGCCTCCATCGAGAGCCTGCATGCCGCACTCGCCGCCCACTATGCCGGCCAGTCGATTGTCTCGGTCATGCCGCTTGCCGACAGCCGCAAGCTTGCCCGGGTCGATGCGGTCGAGCTTGCCGGTCACGACACGATGCATCTCTTCGTCTTCGGCACCCCCGGCTCAGACCATGTCAACCTCGTCGCCCTGCTCGACAATCTCGGCAAGGGTGCCTCGGGTGCTGCGGTGCAGAACATGGACCTGATGCTGTCGGCGTGA
- a CDS encoding alpha/beta fold hydrolase, translated as MASPRLKVIRLGLRLATAISPQLGGKLACRVFFTTESRNPKGTKARAVFAAGNTVLARAAKVPVAVPGGMVMTYAFPAPSGAGAPKVLVIHGWGSAGAYLSFMGEGLAAAGARAVVLDLPGHGLSSGRTLDVRLAAEAIATTSRHYGGFDAIVAHSFGGAAAIAAVSGLFGGIAPVATKRLGIIGAPSRLDFIFADVARALHLTEAAHQGMLAEAERRTGIHPDGFDGVALVRALSLPVMVLHAEDDKEVPAEHARRYAGLRPDVEVVWANGLGHRRIVSDPGVIAGIAGFVLEQDAAR; from the coding sequence ATGGCATCCCCCCGCTTGAAGGTCATCCGTCTCGGTTTGCGGCTTGCAACGGCAATCTCGCCCCAGCTCGGTGGAAAGCTGGCCTGCCGGGTCTTCTTTACCACGGAAAGCCGGAATCCGAAGGGGACGAAGGCGCGCGCCGTGTTTGCCGCGGGCAACACGGTCCTGGCGCGGGCGGCAAAGGTGCCGGTTGCCGTTCCGGGCGGGATGGTGATGACCTATGCCTTTCCCGCGCCATCCGGTGCCGGCGCTCCGAAGGTCCTTGTCATCCATGGCTGGGGTTCGGCGGGGGCCTACCTGTCCTTCATGGGCGAGGGGCTGGCAGCAGCGGGGGCGCGGGCCGTGGTGCTCGACCTGCCCGGCCATGGTCTTTCCTCCGGTCGGACGCTGGACGTAAGGCTGGCGGCGGAGGCCATCGCGACCACCTCCCGCCACTATGGCGGTTTCGATGCGATTGTGGCCCATTCCTTTGGCGGCGCGGCGGCGATTGCTGCCGTCTCCGGTCTGTTCGGGGGGATCGCGCCGGTGGCGACAAAACGGCTGGGAATCATCGGGGCACCGAGCCGGCTCGATTTCATCTTTGCCGATGTCGCCCGCGCCCTGCATCTGACGGAGGCCGCCCATCAGGGGATGCTCGCCGAGGCAGAACGGCGCACCGGCATTCATCCGGATGGTTTCGACGGAGTTGCTCTGGTCAGGGCGCTTTCCCTTCCGGTGATGGTCCTGCATGCCGAGGATGACAAGGAAGTGCCTGCCGAACACGCAAGGCGCTATGCGGGCCTGAGGCCGGATGTCGAGGTGGTCTGGGCGAATGGCCTTGGCCACCGCCGGATCGTCAGTGACCCCGGCGTCATTGCCGGAATTGCCGGATTCGTGCTGGAGCAGGACGCGGCGCGATAG
- a CDS encoding fumarate hydratase, with translation MADDLFPLGEDTTPYRKLSSDHVSVDTFKGQEVLTVEPEGLRLLAEAAFADINHLLRPGHLKQLASILSDPEATENDRFVAYDLMKNANIAAGGVLPMCQDTGTAIIMGKKGRRVWTEGGDYEALARGVLDAYEKKNLRYSQLAPLSMFSEKNTRNNLPAQIDLYEEGTDAYKFLFVAKGGGSANKTYLYQGTPSLLTHDRMIDFLKEKILTLGTSACPPYHLSIVIGGTSAEMTLKTVKLASTRYLDSLPTSGSESGHAFRDLEMEKEIHKLTQQMGVGAQFGGKYFCHDVRVIRLPRHGASLPIGLGVSCSADRQAMGKITRDGIYLEQLETNPARYMPEVDEKKMSDSVVKIDLNQPMSAILAELSRHPVKTRLSLTGTIIVARDLAHSKIRERLERGEGMPDYMKNHPVYYAGPAKTPAGFASGSFGPTTAGRMDSYVDQFQSFGGSMVMLAKGNRSRSVRDACKAHGGFYLGSIGGPAARLAQDCIRKVEVLEYPELGMEAVWKIEVENFPAFIVIDDKGNDFFQELNLG, from the coding sequence ATGGCTGATGATCTGTTTCCCCTCGGCGAAGACACCACCCCCTATCGCAAGCTTTCCAGCGACCATGTCTCGGTCGACACGTTCAAGGGCCAGGAGGTTCTGACCGTCGAGCCGGAAGGCTTGCGGCTGCTGGCGGAGGCGGCCTTTGCCGATATCAACCATCTCCTGCGTCCCGGCCACCTGAAGCAGCTTGCCTCGATCCTCAGCGATCCCGAAGCCACCGAAAACGACCGCTTCGTCGCCTATGACCTGATGAAGAATGCCAATATTGCCGCAGGCGGCGTGCTGCCGATGTGCCAGGATACCGGCACGGCGATCATCATGGGCAAGAAGGGTCGCCGCGTCTGGACGGAAGGCGGTGATTACGAGGCGCTGGCGAGAGGCGTGCTCGATGCCTACGAGAAGAAGAACCTGCGCTATTCGCAGCTTGCGCCCCTCTCGATGTTTTCGGAGAAGAACACCCGCAACAACCTGCCCGCCCAGATCGACCTCTACGAGGAGGGCACGGATGCCTACAAGTTCCTGTTCGTCGCCAAGGGCGGCGGCTCGGCCAACAAGACCTATCTCTACCAGGGCACGCCCTCACTGCTGACCCATGACCGGATGATCGATTTCCTCAAGGAAAAGATCCTGACGCTCGGCACGTCGGCCTGCCCGCCCTATCATCTCTCCATCGTCATCGGCGGCACTTCGGCGGAAATGACGCTGAAGACGGTGAAACTCGCCTCCACCCGCTATCTCGACAGCCTGCCGACATCGGGTTCGGAAAGCGGCCATGCCTTCCGCGATCTGGAGATGGAAAAGGAAATCCACAAGCTGACCCAGCAGATGGGCGTCGGCGCCCAGTTTGGCGGCAAGTATTTCTGCCATGACGTCCGCGTCATCCGCCTCCCCCGCCACGGCGCATCGCTGCCCATCGGGCTTGGCGTTTCCTGTTCCGCCGACCGGCAGGCGATGGGCAAGATCACCCGCGACGGCATCTATCTCGAACAGCTCGAAACCAATCCGGCCCGGTACATGCCGGAGGTGGACGAGAAGAAGATGTCGGACTCGGTGGTGAAGATCGATCTCAACCAGCCGATGAGCGCCATTCTCGCCGAACTCTCCCGCCATCCGGTGAAAACCCGGCTGTCGCTGACCGGCACGATCATCGTCGCCCGCGACCTCGCCCATTCGAAGATCCGCGAGCGGCTGGAGCGGGGCGAAGGCATGCCGGACTACATGAAGAACCACCCGGTCTATTATGCCGGTCCGGCCAAGACGCCTGCGGGCTTTGCCTCGGGCTCCTTCGGCCCGACGACCGCCGGGCGGATGGACAGCTATGTCGACCAGTTCCAGTCCTTCGGCGGCTCGATGGTGATGCTTGCCAAGGGCAACCGCTCGCGTTCGGTGCGCGATGCCTGCAAGGCGCATGGCGGCTTTTACCTCGGCTCCATCGGCGGCCCGGCTGCCCGCCTTGCCCAGGACTGCATCCGCAAGGTCGAGGTGCTGGAATATCCCGAGCTTGGCATGGAAGCCGTCTGGAAGATCGAAGTGGAGAATTTCCCGGCCTTTATCGTGATCGACGACAAGGGCAATGATTTCTTTCAGGAACTGAATTTGGGATAA
- a CDS encoding class III extradiol ring-cleavage dioxygenase produces MSTSRLPVYFIPHGGGPWPFMDVPKDADGKGPWDELGAFLRGLSTDIGHKPKAVLVVSGHWEKEPVVTVSTAARPGMLFDYYNFPPHTYELSYPAPGAPDIARHIQAVLAEAGIQSRGDENRGFDHGVFVPFMLIYPEADVPLVMISLDNDLSADTHLKLGAALEKLRDEDILIVGSGMSYHNMRKFRSDDPDHVAEAIRFDRWLTDAVENPDAGTRNEQLGQWSGNPDARACHVPDHDHLVPLFVAAGAAGKDAGRKIFETHFLGKPYSAYKFG; encoded by the coding sequence ATGTCCACATCCCGCCTGCCCGTCTATTTCATCCCGCATGGCGGTGGACCGTGGCCGTTCATGGATGTTCCGAAGGACGCCGATGGCAAGGGGCCGTGGGATGAGCTGGGGGCCTTCCTGCGCGGGCTCTCGACCGATATCGGCCACAAGCCGAAAGCGGTGCTGGTCGTCTCCGGCCATTGGGAAAAGGAGCCGGTGGTGACCGTCAGCACGGCGGCGCGGCCCGGCATGCTTTTCGACTACTATAATTTTCCGCCCCATACCTATGAACTCAGCTATCCCGCCCCCGGCGCACCCGATATCGCCCGCCACATCCAGGCGGTGCTGGCAGAAGCGGGCATCCAGAGCCGGGGCGACGAGAACCGGGGCTTCGACCATGGGGTCTTCGTCCCCTTCATGCTGATCTATCCCGAGGCCGATGTGCCGCTGGTGATGATCTCGCTCGACAATGACCTGTCGGCAGACACCCATCTGAAGCTTGGCGCGGCGCTCGAAAAACTGCGCGACGAGGATATCCTGATTGTCGGTTCAGGCATGAGCTATCACAACATGCGCAAGTTCCGCAGCGATGATCCCGATCATGTCGCAGAGGCGATCCGCTTTGACCGCTGGCTGACGGACGCGGTCGAAAATCCCGACGCCGGCACACGCAACGAACAGCTTGGCCAGTGGTCCGGCAATCCCGATGCCCGCGCCTGTCATGTGCCGGACCATGATCACCTGGTGCCGCTGTTCGTCGCAGCCGGAGCCGCGGGCAAGGATGCGGGCCGCAAGATTTTCGAGACCCATTTCCTCGGGAAACCCTATTCCGCCTATAAATTCGGCTGA